The Vanrija pseudolonga chromosome 1, complete sequence genomic sequence CCGAAGAGATTGATGAGGCCACTCCCGAGGGTTTGCGGTTTGCCGGCACGGATGAGGATGTGATCGGCTTACGGCCGACAACGGAGGCCTACACGTCGCTTGTGGACGCTGCCCACAAGATCAACGACGAAGAGGGCTGGCAGACGTTCTACCGCGGTTGGTGGTGGACGGCCCTTGCGGCCGTAGTGCCCTTCCTGGCCACTGGCCACTAGTAGAGACGGTGACGAGACGAGCTAGATCTGATCTGGACAGAGAGCCAGACAGACAGGTGTTGAGTTAGTTGGTGGGCACATATCCACGCAGCCACAGCCACAGCCTGGCCCACATTGTTTATCACTCGCCATGCTGCGTAGATGCATCCGAAACAAGTATACAACCCCTTTGTCGTGGCCAACGAAGACAGCCTGTGTCGGCGTAGTGGGCACgcaggtcgaggtgggcgaggagtTTAAGCGGAGGTGGGCGCGGCAGAGcggagcggcagcggcggcatgACGCTAGCAGTGTGAGATTTCGGGAGTGGCGCGTCTCGAAAGACACTCGTTGCGAGAATTTCTGACACTTCAATTCTGGCTGTCTCACTCGAGTCGAGTTTTCTGGGGCAACTGGAACCATGCACCCATGCTGCATGCTCCGCGCGGAGATCGCGGAGCTTGAAGCGAAGAGGTGTCCGCGGGATGCCGGGCGGGGCGGTAGTCGACGGCTTCGCTGTGTGCGAGGGATATGATATCCTTGTTGCAAGCAATGCTCGCTGACAGGGGTCTGtgagacgacggcgccgcacATCCGTCTTCCCCTCGACTCTGTCGGAACATTCATCACACAAGGTATGGAGCATGCGCGATGGTGTGCTCGCCCGTagcgaggtcggcgagtcggtcggcgggcgggccgcgaacggcgtggcggcgacgcgggaTCGCGGCGGTCggacgtcgccggcgtggtggtcTGGATATCCATCAAccgcgagcgacgacagcACATATATCATGATGCACGCAATACTCGacgacacgcacgcacgcagcaagcacacacacgcacaatGCCCGCCCCTTCCCTCCCGTACCACCTAGTCAACGCCTTCGTCTCCCCCACCACGCCGCACAGCGGTAACCAAGCCGCCGTAGTCATCTATCCCAACGACACGGACGAGAGGATAAACGACACCTTCTTCCGGCTGACGGCGCACGACTTCCACTTCAGCGAGACTGCCTTCCTCGTCCCCATTGCAGGCGAGCCAACGGAGCCGCGGTATCGTATTCGCTTCTGGACGCCGGCGGTCGAGGTGCCGCTGTGCGGGCACGCGACGCTCGCTTCCGCCTACACTACCTTGTACGCAGTGCACCCGGACGCGGAGGCGATCGTATTCGATACCCACCACGGCCTGGTGCGCTGTGTGCGCTCTGACACGGGAGGCGTGGTGCTCGATATGCCGGCGCACGttgccgcccagcccgacgaAGGTACAGACAAGGCGCTACGCGCGACCatgctcgctgctgcgccttCTTTGTCGCCGGGAGATCtcctgcgcgtcggccgcctcaCCGACTTTGGAGACGGCGATCGCGTCGTgtacgagctcgccgcctcggtcgacTTGGAGAAGCTGCccgtcaacctcgagcaGTTCaactcggcggcgaccggcCAAGCTATCGTCACGCAGCTCGTTGGCGCCGACAGCGCGGGGCTCAAGATCAACTCGCGCATCTTTTGCCCGTACTGGGGTGTGCCCGAGGACCCGGTGGTGCGTAGTGCTCCTATTCGAGctgagccgagccgagctgaCTGCATGTACATAGACGGGCGCAGCGCACACAGTCCTCGGGCCATACTACCTCGCTGGCCTGGGCGCGCGCCACGCGTCAACCTTGTTAGCGGGCGACTTGCCATCCGCGACCATCACCGCGCGGCAGGTATcccagcgcggcggggggatGCGGGTCAGCCTGAGCGCCGACGGGACGCGCGTGCTGCTCAATGGCCAAGCGGCGCGTTGGGGCGACGGGTTGCTCCACGCCGTCTGAGCGTGCCGACCACCGACCGCGGACCGCACATCGACCGACCGAA encodes the following:
- the PBLD gene encoding Phenazine biosynthesis-like domain-containing protein, which translates into the protein MPAPSLPYHLVNAFVSPTTPHSGNQAAVVIYPNDTDERINDTFFRLTAHDFHFSETAFLVPIAGEPTEPRYRIRFWTPAVEVPLCGHATLASAYTTLYAVHPDAEAIVFDTHHGLVRCVRSDTGGVVLDMPAHVAAQPDEGTDKALRATMLAAAPSLSPGDLLRVGRLTDFGDGDRVVYELAASVDLEKLPVNLEQFNSAATGQAIVTQLVGADSAGLKINSRIFCPYWGVPEDPVTGAAHTVLGPYYLAGLGARHASTLLAGDLPSATITARQVSQRGGGMRVSLSADGTRVLLNGQAARWGDGLLHAV